One Stenotrophomonas oahuensis genomic region harbors:
- a CDS encoding efflux RND transporter permease subunit — translation MRRFNLSEWALGNRPLVLFAMLAFAIIGAWSYKHLGQSEDPPFTFKVMVVRTQWPGATAEQVSRQVTEPIEKALLNTGQYEFIRSYSRPGESQVIFAAKDSLRSKAIPDLWYQVRKRVGDIKPTLPREIVGPFFNDEFGDTFGNIYALTGEGFDYAVMRDYADRIQLELQRVPDVGKIELEGLQDEKIWIELSNTKLATLGVSLQQVQQSLADQNVMAATSFFETPTDRVQLRVTGQFQSVDDIRRFPIQAGERTIHLGDIAEVKRGFADPASPKMRFMGEDAIGIAVAMKDGGDILKLGSTLDAEFKRLQKTLPVGMQLRKVSDQPHAVEESVGEFVQVLTEAVVIVLLVSFFSLGLRTGLVVGVTIPLVLAMTFFVMHYFDIGLHKISLGALVLALGLLVDDAIIAVEMMATKMEQGYDRLRAASFAWESTAFPMLTGTLITAAGFLPIATAASSTGEYTRSLFQVVTIALVVSWIAAVLFIPYLGDKMLPDLFNPQPPRPDSLAGRWLARRQAWADRHPALGRFIVPKQHGHDHDPYQRPFYTRFRRFLDMCLRHRWWVIAATAALFVFSLLIFRFVPQQFFPDSTRPELMVDIELAEGASLQATQAQASKLEKLLKGREGIQNYVAYVGTGSPRFYLPLDQQLPATNFSQFVVLTENAEAREATRDWLLKEVIPQFPDVQMRVTRLENGPPVGYPVQLRVSGEHIAQVQAIARKVEAKVRENPHVMNVNLDWSEPSKVVRLVIDQDRARALGVTSAQVSQLLGTSLSGTSVSTYREGNRLIEMLLRGPDNERIRLDMLGSLAIPTQSGTSVTLSQVARLEYVFEDGIIWHRNRLPTVTVRADIGDGSQALDVVQQILPTLDGIRAELPHGYLLETGGTVEDSARGQDSIKAGMPLFLIVVATLLMLQLRSFSRAAMVLVTAPLGIIGATLFLLLFRAPFGFVALLGTIALAGMIMRNSVILIDQIQQDIDAGHDRWHAIIDATVRRFRPIVLTALAAVLAMIPLSRSAFYGSMAISIMGGLIVGTVLTLVFLPALYAAWFRVKPSEAE, via the coding sequence CGGCCACTGGTGCTGTTCGCGATGCTCGCCTTCGCCATCATCGGTGCGTGGTCGTACAAGCACCTGGGGCAGTCCGAGGACCCGCCGTTCACCTTCAAGGTGATGGTGGTGCGCACGCAGTGGCCCGGTGCCACCGCCGAACAGGTCTCGCGCCAGGTGACCGAGCCGATCGAGAAGGCCCTGCTCAACACCGGGCAGTACGAGTTCATCCGCTCGTACTCTCGCCCCGGCGAGTCGCAGGTGATCTTCGCGGCCAAGGACAGCCTGCGCTCCAAGGCCATTCCGGACCTGTGGTACCAGGTACGCAAGCGGGTGGGCGACATCAAGCCGACCCTGCCGCGTGAGATTGTCGGGCCGTTCTTCAACGACGAATTTGGCGACACCTTCGGCAACATCTACGCACTGACCGGCGAAGGCTTCGATTACGCGGTGATGCGCGACTACGCCGACCGCATCCAGCTGGAGCTGCAGCGGGTGCCCGATGTGGGCAAGATCGAGCTGGAAGGTCTGCAGGACGAAAAGATCTGGATCGAACTGTCCAACACCAAGTTGGCCACGCTGGGTGTTTCCCTGCAGCAGGTGCAGCAGTCGCTGGCCGACCAGAACGTGATGGCGGCGACCAGCTTCTTTGAAACCCCCACCGACCGCGTGCAGCTGCGCGTGACCGGTCAGTTCCAGAGCGTGGACGACATCCGTCGTTTCCCGATCCAGGCCGGCGAACGCACGATCCACCTGGGCGATATCGCCGAGGTGAAGCGTGGCTTTGCCGACCCGGCGTCGCCGAAGATGCGCTTCATGGGCGAGGACGCCATCGGCATCGCGGTGGCGATGAAGGACGGCGGCGACATCCTCAAGCTTGGGTCCACGCTGGATGCCGAGTTCAAACGCCTGCAGAAGACCCTGCCGGTGGGCATGCAGCTGCGCAAGGTCTCCGACCAGCCGCATGCGGTGGAAGAATCGGTGGGCGAGTTCGTGCAGGTGCTCACCGAGGCCGTGGTGATCGTGCTGCTGGTCAGCTTTTTCTCGCTGGGCCTGCGTACGGGCCTGGTGGTGGGCGTGACCATTCCGCTGGTGCTGGCGATGACCTTCTTCGTCATGCATTACTTCGACATCGGCCTGCACAAGATATCGCTCGGCGCGCTGGTGCTGGCGCTGGGCCTGCTGGTGGACGATGCGATCATCGCGGTGGAGATGATGGCCACCAAGATGGAGCAGGGCTACGACCGCCTGCGCGCCGCCAGCTTCGCCTGGGAATCGACCGCGTTCCCGATGTTGACCGGCACGTTGATCACCGCCGCCGGCTTCCTGCCGATTGCCACCGCGGCGTCGAGCACGGGCGAATACACCCGTTCGCTGTTCCAGGTGGTGACCATCGCGCTGGTGGTGTCGTGGATTGCCGCCGTGCTGTTCATTCCGTACCTCGGCGACAAGATGCTGCCGGACCTGTTCAACCCGCAACCGCCGAGGCCCGACAGCCTGGCCGGGCGCTGGCTGGCGCGCCGTCAGGCGTGGGCGGACCGTCACCCGGCGCTGGGCCGCTTCATCGTGCCCAAGCAGCACGGGCACGACCACGATCCGTACCAGCGGCCGTTCTACACGCGCTTCCGCCGGTTCCTGGACATGTGCCTGCGTCATCGCTGGTGGGTGATTGCGGCGACCGCCGCGCTGTTCGTGTTCTCGCTGTTGATCTTCCGCTTCGTGCCGCAGCAGTTCTTCCCGGATTCGACCCGGCCGGAACTGATGGTGGACATCGAACTGGCCGAGGGCGCATCGCTGCAGGCGACCCAGGCACAGGCGAGCAAGCTGGAGAAGCTGCTGAAAGGCCGCGAGGGCATCCAGAACTATGTGGCCTACGTGGGCACCGGCTCCCCGCGCTTCTACCTGCCGCTGGACCAGCAACTGCCGGCGACCAACTTCTCGCAGTTCGTGGTGCTGACGGAGAACGCGGAAGCACGTGAAGCAACCCGCGACTGGCTGCTGAAAGAGGTCATTCCGCAGTTCCCGGACGTGCAGATGCGCGTGACCCGGCTGGAGAACGGGCCGCCGGTGGGCTACCCGGTGCAGCTGCGTGTTTCCGGCGAACACATCGCGCAGGTGCAGGCGATTGCGCGCAAGGTGGAAGCCAAGGTCCGCGAGAACCCGCACGTGATGAACGTCAACCTGGACTGGAGCGAGCCGAGCAAGGTGGTGCGGCTGGTGATCGACCAGGACCGTGCGCGCGCGCTGGGGGTGACCAGTGCGCAGGTGAGCCAGCTGCTGGGCACGTCGCTGTCGGGCACCAGCGTGAGCACCTACCGTGAGGGCAACCGCCTGATCGAGATGCTGCTGCGCGGGCCGGATAACGAGCGCATCCGGTTGGACATGCTGGGCAGCCTGGCGATTCCCACCCAGAGCGGCACCTCGGTGACGCTGTCACAGGTGGCGCGCCTGGAGTACGTGTTCGAGGACGGCATCATCTGGCACCGCAATCGTCTGCCGACGGTGACGGTGCGCGCGGACATCGGCGATGGCAGCCAGGCGCTGGACGTGGTGCAGCAGATCCTGCCGACGCTGGACGGCATCCGCGCGGAACTGCCGCACGGCTATCTGCTGGAGACGGGCGGCACAGTGGAGGATTCGGCACGCGGCCAGGATTCGATCAAGGCGGGCATGCCGCTGTTCCTGATCGTGGTGGCGACCTTGTTGATGCTGCAGCTGCGCAGCTTCTCGCGGGCGGCGATGGTGCTGGTGACGGCCCCGTTGGGGATCATCGGGGCAACCCTGTTCCTGCTGCTGTTCCGCGCACCATTCGGGTTCGTGGCGTTGCTGGGCACGATCGCGCTGGCGGGCATGATCATGCGCAACTCGGTGATCCTGATCGACCAGATCCAGCAGGATATCGATGCGGGGCATGACCGCTGGCACGCGATCATCGACGCCACGGTGCGCCGCTTCCGCCCGATCGTGCTGACCGCGCTGGCGGCGGTGCTGGCGATGATTCCGCTGTCGCGCAGCGCGTTCTACGGCTCGATGGCGATCTCGATCATGGGCGGCCTGATCGTCGGCACCGTGCTGACCCTGGTGTTCCTGCCAGCGCTGTACGCGGCCTGGTTCCGGGTGAAACCCAGCGAGGCGGAATGA